From Pedobacter sp. MC2016-14:
TAGACCAACCGTAAGAATAATGGTGCTAGAACCAAGTGATTGGAACCAAGTATTGAGAACGAAACCTTTAAACCATTACAGCAATATTATTCAGTGAGTGTTAACGGAAGCATAATAAACGAGCAGGCCAACGAACAAGAATTTGTCATTACAGGTAACGTAACTTATGACTAATTTTCCTCACAAAGTGATTTCAACTTACCGGGTCTTAATGAAGAAGGCATTTAACGAAGATGTTGATGAAACTTGGATTGATTGGGCTTTGGAAATGATTGAAGCGGGCTACGAATCTGATAATCTTTATATACTTGCGGGAATTTCCAGACCTTACCATCAGTTTGAACTTCAAAGATTAACTGATAAGGTTCTCGTTGATCTAAATCTTGACTATGAAGATCAACCGCAGATGATTAGGAATTATGTCTATTACATTATTTCGTCTACCATAAATGAACCGTCGAACTACCTTTCTACCTTAAAAGAAATCCGGAACATATGTATGGACCTGGATATGGAACAGGAATACATGGACTTTTATTTGCTATATTTTGCGAAAGATGACCTCAATGAATCAGGGGTGCAGTGGTACTGGGATGGTGCATACAGAACAAATATTGATTTAATAATCAGAAATATCTTTCAGGTGTATCTTGATAAAATGGTAAAATAAAATGACTTTAAACGACTGGCTAAGCATGGATTACGGGCAGAATCAACCCCTGGATGCATCAGGATCAAATACAAGTGTAATTGGCATAGGTGGAAGTTGCCATTGGTGCACCGAGGCCATCTTCTCATCGCTTAAAGGCGTTACCCATGTGCAACAAGGCTGGATTGCAACTGCCGAAGACCTTGAGAACTTTTCAGAGGCAATATTAGTTAGTTTCAACCCAGAGATCATTTCCCTAAATAAACTGATCGAAGTACACCTGCGCACCCATAGCTCAACAGTTATGCATAGTATGAGAGAAAAGTATCGGTCTGCGGTCTACACATTTGATGATACTCAGGGCAAACTTGCTAGATTTATCATCAAAGAATTGCAACAGGACTTTGCGGAGCCAATCATCACAAAGGTGGACGGGTTTGGAACTTTTAAGCTAAATAAACCAGAATACCTCAATTATTATTTTGCCGATCCAGATAAACCCTTTTGCCAAAACATTGTAAATCCAAAATTGAAGCTGCTGCTGCGTGAGTTCAGCGGAGAAGTGGATCACAATAAATTGAAGCACTTGGAAGGGAAGGAGTAGTCGTAATGCGGCATCTGAAACCTCTGGTTTTTAATTGAATAATCTTACCTGATTTCGTTTCTCCATTCACTTGCCAACGTTTCTACATAATCTACAAAGTTATTTACATCATTTATTTTATAAAATGTGTATTCAGGCTGATTTTCTACCGACTCTACATTTTCAAAACAATGGTCTTGGGCGAATAAAAAAACATCTTTTGATTTTGGATTATATACTGTCGCATTTCCATTTGCTTCTTCTACAAAACAAATAAAATGTTTAAAGTCTATGGGTTCCTTTCCTTCCTCATTACACATTTCTTCATAATATTCCTCAAAACCTCCAATACCTAAGGAACATTCCGATTCGATGAACATGAAATTTTGGTTGTTACAGAGGCTTTCTTCAGGTTGATGATATGATTCTTGGATTCCTCCAATTTCTTTCAATAAAAGTTTGTGCTCTTCAATTAATTGTAGTTCTGAAATATCTTCCTTTTCAATTTTATTTAGCCAACCACAACTCGAACCATCTTTATTAGTCCAGGAAAATAGCTTAAACAATTGATTGTTTATTTTCAAATTTAAAACTCTCGCTTGTTTTAGAAGTGCAGTCAAAACTGGAAAGGTGTTTTCGAAATTGTCTGATAAGTGAATTTCTTTTACGGAGTCTAAAAACTCTACCTCATCGGATTGGTCGAAAAACCAAGATATTTCATTTTTAAATGTTTCAAAATCTATATTCATTAATTCATTCTTTTGATGAGATCTTTTTGCGAGTATTGTCAATAACACCGCGGGCTTGACAAAGTTGGTGGGCTGCGTTAAATTTTATACAATTTAAGGGATTTACGCCCTGCCTGTAACTTTTTTACGAAGGGTTTGCCCCTAATTATTTCACTATTATTCTTTTCCGCATTTATCAAAGATAAATTATAACGTACCTCAATTTGGGGGAGTCTGTTAACAAAGGGTTACGCTAAAGATTAAATAAGTCGGAGATCCTAATTAAATCGCCAAGACTCTTGGTACCTAGTTTTTTATTTATATTTTTCCGATGCGTTTCTACAGTAAATAAGGCAATACAAAGATAATCGGAAATGTCTTTACTGGCATAGCCATTTGCAATTAGTCTTAATATCTCCTTTTCTCTTTTGCTAAGGGAACTAAATTTCTGAAATGTTACTGGTGCAATCGGTGTGATGTTTAATTGCATATTTAAGTGGTGGAGTGAATGTCTCTGCTTGTTGATTTCTAAGCCCATGTAAATGAAGCACCCTGCTGTGCCCTTTAAAAGTTTGCCACTTAGATAGTATTGTTTCCAGTCTGAGCTCTTGTTAGTTCTTACTTTTTGATAAAAGCCTTTAACTTCAGTTTCATCGGCTCTTTGTGCTAAACCTATAAAATATCTGGATATACTTGCCATTTCATCTTTACAAAAACTGTCAGAACTAAAGTAATCTGCACCCATTTCGTTGATTTCATTTCTGCTTTTTTCAAGAAAAGAACACCCAGAATTATTGATGTAGCTATTCTCCATTTTTACCATGTCATTAATTAGTATTACGCCTGGCAATAAGTCGCCAATCGTTTCAATTATGGATATATCATTAGCAAAGTTGTCAAGTTGATAAAGTTGAGAGGATAACAAGATATTTGCTTCATTTGCGGAGTATTTTTTTAGCATAGCACAAAAATTAAGTTTAGATTTTATCAACTGAGCACGAGATTGTTGGCTTAATATTTTGGTTTAAAAATACAAACTAGTTGGTATTTTGTATACACAACTCAAATTAAGAAAAATTTATTTGTTTTATCTGACTATTAGCGAAAATCACTATGAAAACTAAACTGAATATATAAATCATTTATTTAAGCTGCCGATACTCATTTGGCGAATGGCCGACATGCTTTTTGAAGAAACGTGAGAAGTGCTGCGGGTATTTAAAACCTAATTCTAATGCTACTTCATTTACTGTTACGCCTGGTATAAAAATCATTTCTTTTGCCGCCTCAATAATTGCAAGCTGAACATACTCTAGCGCCGTCCTACCTGTTTCTTTTTTTACCAAATCACCAAAATAGTTCGCCGAAAGATGGAGCTGACTGGCAAAATAGGCAACCGTAGGTATGCCTAGTTGCTGTGGATTTTCAGATTGGAAATACGAATTTAAAAGCGATTCAAATCGGGTAAGCACATCAGAGTTGATTTGATCCCGTGTAATGAATTGCCTATCGTAAAAACGCACACAATAACTTAGCAACAGTTCAATATTCGACACGATGAGATGCCTGCTATGTTTGTCAATCGTCTGCTGAAGTTCAAAATTGATCTTTTTAAAACATTCTAACACCACCTCTAGCTCGTTTTCATTAAGGTGCAAAGCCTCGTGCACATCATAAGAAAAGAACGAGTAGTCTTTGACCCTCTGGCCTAGAGATGTTCCTCTAATCAAATCTGGATGAAAAATAAGGGCAAAGCCTTGCGGCGTAAAATCCTCGGTGGCTTCAACATTCATCACCTGGTTTGGGGCGGTAAATACCAATGTTCCATCTTGGTAGTCATAGTTGTTTCTACCATATTTCATTTCACAGCTTTTGCCGTATTTAATAGATACAGCATAAAAGCTAAAAGTAAATGTTCCAGAAACCGTTGACTTTTCTCTTGGTTTAAGAGTTGAAAAATCAACCACGTTTAATAACGGATGCGACGTTTTAGTATCCATTAGCCGGTTATATTCAGTTATTGTCTTGATTTCAATGATGTTGGCCATTTTTACAGGTTTGATACAAAGATAAGCACTGTTGCATTGCGATCAGCACGTTTACTTGCAATCCAGTAAAGGTGGTAGAAAGTTCAGTAATATAGATACCATTTGCTTAAAAGGCATTGCAGACTTTTGTACCTAATAAAAATAGAACATGGAAAAAGTAACATTAAATAATGGGATAGAAATGCCAATATTGGGATTTGGCATAATGCAGCTTATGGGCGAAGATTGCGAAAACATGGTAATTAGCGCAATAGAAGCAGGATACCGTTTATTCGATACCGCCGAATTATACGGAAACGAACAAGCATTGGGAAATGCAATTAAGAGAAGTGGTGTTGCAAGGTCCGAATTGTTTATCACCACAAAATTCGGCAGCAAAGAAGCCGGTTATGAAAAAACTTTAGCCGCATTTTACAGGTCTCTTGAGCTGCTCCAACTTGACTATTTAGACCTATATCTCATACACCAGCCCTTCGGCGATATATTCGGGTCTTGGCGTGCTATGCAACAACTCCATAAAGAAGGCAAAATAAGAGCAATAGGTGTATGTAATTTTACGCCAGACCGATTGATGGATTTGATAGCCAACAGTGGATTCACGCCGGCTATTAACCAGATCGAAACCCATCCCTTTCATCAGCAAACAGAAACAGCGCTATTTCTGCAAGAAAATGGTGTACAGATAGAGGCGTGGAGTCCATTTGCAGAGGGATTGAATGATATTTTCACCAATGAAGCACTTGCAAGAATCGGCGCAAAATATGAGAAATCTGTTGCCCAGGTCATCTTGCGCTGGCTTATCCAAAGGGGCGTAGTGGCTATTCCGAAATCTGCCCGCAAAGAAAGAATGATGGAAAACATTAATATTTTTGATTTCAGTTTGTCTGAACAGGATATGGAAGAAATTAAAACATTGGACAACAATAAAAGTGTGTTTTTTGATCATCGTGACCCTGCCATCGTAAAATGGATGAGCGAGTATGCTTGGCTTAATGTTTAAGGCAACGGCCGTGGGTTATCAATTAGATCTTCAATTACTATTTAAATTATCAAACGGCTAAAATATTTTGGTAGAAGATTTATTAGATATATGTTTCAGGTTTTGAAGGTCTAGCAAACAAATATTTTACGACATAAATGAAAATAGCAATTACGTTTGCAGATGAGGTTGTTAATAAAGCTATCAATACATTTTCTGTTAGTTCTAATTTACCTAGTGCCACTAGAAATACAAGACAGGCTGTGAAAAGTAACCAAAAAGCAAGGAGTTGAAATATTCTATCAGCGTATTCTTTTCTCATTGCTATGTCTTGTTTTAAATTTTTAAGAATCGCACGCTGAGTTTTGGTTTTTATCCTCTCTTGAACGCGATTAAAATCAGCAAGTTGACTTGCACTTAATTCATCCGGTTGATCAGAGGGTATTGTAGGAATAGTTATGTCGCCTAAATTTGCCAAGAAGTCATTTAGATTTTCCGACATGACTATTTTAAGTTCTTATAATGCTCCTTAATTAAATTATTAGGGATTATTTTCTCACGATTATTCTTTCCAATTTGCTCATTCCATACATTATACCAAGGTGTACCAATCTCGTGTGTAAGGTTTGACAATTGAATCCCTGA
This genomic window contains:
- a CDS encoding helix-turn-helix transcriptional regulator, producing the protein MLKKYSANEANILLSSQLYQLDNFANDISIIETIGDLLPGVILINDMVKMENSYINNSGCSFLEKSRNEINEMGADYFSSDSFCKDEMASISRYFIGLAQRADETEVKGFYQKVRTNKSSDWKQYYLSGKLLKGTAGCFIYMGLEINKQRHSLHHLNMQLNITPIAPVTFQKFSSLSKREKEILRLIANGYASKDISDYLCIALFTVETHRKNINKKLGTKSLGDLIRISDLFNL
- a CDS encoding peptide-methionine (S)-S-oxide reductase — encoded protein: MTLNDWLSMDYGQNQPLDASGSNTSVIGIGGSCHWCTEAIFSSLKGVTHVQQGWIATAEDLENFSEAILVSFNPEIISLNKLIEVHLRTHSSTVMHSMREKYRSAVYTFDDTQGKLARFIIKELQQDFAEPIITKVDGFGTFKLNKPEYLNYYFADPDKPFCQNIVNPKLKLLLREFSGEVDHNKLKHLEGKE
- a CDS encoding AraC family transcriptional regulator, which translates into the protein MANIIEIKTITEYNRLMDTKTSHPLLNVVDFSTLKPREKSTVSGTFTFSFYAVSIKYGKSCEMKYGRNNYDYQDGTLVFTAPNQVMNVEATEDFTPQGFALIFHPDLIRGTSLGQRVKDYSFFSYDVHEALHLNENELEVVLECFKKINFELQQTIDKHSRHLIVSNIELLLSYCVRFYDRQFITRDQINSDVLTRFESLLNSYFQSENPQQLGIPTVAYFASQLHLSANYFGDLVKKETGRTALEYVQLAIIEAAKEMIFIPGVTVNEVALELGFKYPQHFSRFFKKHVGHSPNEYRQLK
- a CDS encoding aldo/keto reductase, whose amino-acid sequence is MEKVTLNNGIEMPILGFGIMQLMGEDCENMVISAIEAGYRLFDTAELYGNEQALGNAIKRSGVARSELFITTKFGSKEAGYEKTLAAFYRSLELLQLDYLDLYLIHQPFGDIFGSWRAMQQLHKEGKIRAIGVCNFTPDRLMDLIANSGFTPAINQIETHPFHQQTETALFLQENGVQIEAWSPFAEGLNDIFTNEALARIGAKYEKSVAQVILRWLIQRGVVAIPKSARKERMMENINIFDFSLSEQDMEEIKTLDNNKSVFFDHRDPAIVKWMSEYAWLNV